A DNA window from Corynebacterium ciconiae DSM 44920 contains the following coding sequences:
- the rpsO gene encoding 30S ribosomal protein S15 yields the protein MALDAATKKEILNEYGLHETDTGSPEAQVALLTHRIRNLTEHLKSHKHDHHSRRGLLLLVGRRKGLLQYLQRSNIDRYRDLIARLGLRR from the coding sequence ATGGCATTGGATGCCGCAACGAAGAAAGAAATCCTGAACGAGTACGGTCTGCACGAGACCGACACCGGCTCCCCGGAGGCTCAGGTTGCTCTGCTTACCCACCGCATTCGCAACCTCACCGAGCACCTGAAGAGCCACAAGCACGATCACCACTCCCGTCGTGGTCTGCTGCTGCTCGTTGGTCGTCGCAAGGGCCTGCTCCAGTACCTGCAGCGCTCCAACATCGATCGCTACCGTGACCTGATTGCTCGTCTGGGTCTGCGTCGATAA
- a CDS encoding 4'-phosphopantetheinyl transferase family protein — MQFSPDLFPATAQFCSMHVDRSSADLSRYRGLHPLEQALVAHAVPVRQSEFGDARWCAHEALKKLGRDSGEPILRGERGVPLWPEAVAGSMTHTDGLRAAVVAPRREVQSLGLDAEPAASLPRGVLSSIARPSELPQLDELESQGIPCADRLLFCAKEATYKAWFPLTHRWLDFDQAEIDVRSDGTFISYLLARPTPVPFMMGRWEIRSGFIIAAIAVV, encoded by the coding sequence ATGCAGTTTAGCCCCGATCTCTTCCCCGCAACCGCTCAGTTCTGCTCGATGCACGTGGACCGCAGCAGCGCTGATCTGTCCCGCTACCGGGGGCTGCATCCGCTGGAACAGGCATTGGTGGCGCACGCGGTGCCGGTGCGACAGTCCGAGTTTGGCGATGCCCGCTGGTGTGCCCACGAGGCGCTAAAAAAACTTGGCCGCGACTCCGGCGAGCCGATTCTGCGTGGCGAGCGAGGGGTGCCCTTGTGGCCGGAGGCGGTGGCCGGTTCGATGACGCACACCGATGGGCTGCGGGCGGCGGTGGTGGCCCCGCGCCGCGAGGTGCAGTCCCTGGGGTTAGATGCCGAGCCGGCGGCCTCTTTGCCACGAGGGGTGCTGAGTTCTATTGCCCGACCCAGCGAATTGCCTCAGCTGGATGAGCTGGAATCCCAAGGTATTCCGTGCGCGGACCGGTTGCTCTTTTGCGCCAAGGAAGCCACCTACAAGGCGTGGTTTCCGCTCACTCATCGTTGGCTGGATTTCGACCAAGCCGAGATCGATGTGCGCAGCGATGGAACGTTCATTTCCTATCTCCTCGCCCGCCCCACCCCGGTGCCATTCATGATGGGGCGCTGGGAGATCCGCAGTGGTTTCATCATCGCCGCCATCGCGGTGGTCTAG
- the thyX gene encoding FAD-dependent thymidylate synthase — protein MATHKDLSVQLVACTSFTAPSDIDWSTDADGPEALVEFAGRACYESFDKPNPRTASNAAYIRHIIDVGHTALLEHAQATMYIRAISRACTHELVRHRMFSFSQLSQRFVHPDEATVVVPSVIDRDPELRRLFDRAMDESRFAYDELLAALEDTLADEPNALLRKKQARQAARAVLPNATESRIVMTGNFRAWRHFIATRATEHADEEMRTVAVRCLELLKETAPVVFGDFDIATLSDGSPMASSPYVGVS, from the coding sequence GTGGCAACACATAAGGATTTGTCGGTGCAGCTGGTGGCATGCACCTCGTTTACAGCGCCCAGCGATATCGACTGGAGTACGGACGCAGATGGGCCTGAGGCGCTCGTGGAATTTGCGGGTCGGGCCTGCTACGAAAGCTTTGACAAGCCCAATCCGCGCACCGCGAGCAATGCCGCCTATATTCGCCACATCATCGATGTCGGCCACACGGCGCTGCTCGAACACGCCCAGGCCACTATGTACATCAGGGCCATATCGCGGGCCTGCACGCATGAACTAGTGCGCCATCGCATGTTCTCTTTCTCGCAGCTCTCGCAACGCTTTGTGCATCCCGATGAAGCAACCGTGGTCGTGCCGAGCGTGATCGACCGTGACCCCGAGCTGCGGCGACTTTTTGATCGCGCAATGGATGAGTCCCGCTTCGCCTACGACGAGCTGCTCGCGGCACTGGAAGACACGCTCGCCGACGAGCCCAATGCCCTGCTTAGGAAGAAGCAGGCGCGCCAAGCGGCGCGGGCAGTGCTGCCCAACGCCACCGAATCGCGCATCGTGATGACGGGCAACTTCCGCGCCTGGCGTCACTTCATCGCCACTCGCGCCACCGAACACGCCGACGAGGAGATGCGCACCGTGGCGGTTCGCTGCCTTGAGCTGCTCAAGGAGACCGCGCCGGTGGTCTTCGGCGACTTCGATATTGCCACCTTAAGCGATGGATCCCCCATGGCCTCGAGCCCATATGTAGGAGTGTCCTAA
- the truB gene encoding tRNA pseudouridine(55) synthase TruB, with product MSFPQEKILSPAQLAAAGDPLARSGLVVVDKPQNMTSHDVVGRLRRIFGTRKVGHAGTLDPMATGVLVVGIERGTKFLAHLVADTKTYSATIRLGAATTTDDSEGEILTQHDASPISDEQIHAGIERLRGEIMQRPSSVSAIKIQGRRAHELVREGVDVEIPERPVTIFSFEVHAISRTATWVDIDCTVHCSSGTYIRSLARDLGAFLGVGGHLTALRRSAVGPFTLDKATTLEQLEASADLSLSLDQAMAASFSTLSLSPDEATALSMGKWLSPRGLRGVHAGIAPDGRAIALVKEQGKRLSTVFVARPSTL from the coding sequence ATGTCTTTCCCCCAAGAGAAGATCCTTTCTCCTGCCCAACTCGCTGCCGCCGGAGACCCGCTCGCTCGCTCTGGACTGGTGGTGGTAGACAAGCCGCAGAACATGACCTCCCACGATGTGGTGGGGCGATTGCGGCGGATCTTCGGCACCCGCAAGGTCGGCCACGCCGGCACTCTCGACCCGATGGCCACCGGAGTGCTGGTGGTCGGCATCGAGCGCGGCACGAAATTTCTCGCCCACCTGGTGGCTGACACCAAAACCTATTCCGCCACTATTCGCCTTGGTGCGGCTACCACCACCGATGACTCCGAAGGCGAGATCCTCACGCAGCACGACGCATCGCCCATTAGCGACGAACAGATCCATGCCGGCATCGAGCGACTTCGCGGGGAGATTATGCAACGCCCCTCCTCGGTCTCGGCGATCAAAATCCAGGGCCGCCGCGCCCACGAGCTGGTGCGCGAGGGAGTGGACGTGGAGATTCCTGAACGTCCCGTCACTATCTTCTCCTTCGAGGTGCACGCGATCTCTCGCACTGCCACCTGGGTGGATATCGATTGCACTGTGCACTGTTCCTCCGGCACCTATATCCGCTCTCTCGCCCGCGATCTGGGGGCCTTTCTGGGGGTGGGTGGCCACCTGACCGCCCTACGTCGCAGTGCCGTGGGCCCTTTCACTCTCGACAAGGCCACGACGCTGGAGCAGCTTGAAGCCTCTGCCGACTTGTCCCTGAGTTTGGATCAAGCAATGGCGGCGAGCTTTTCGACGCTTTCTCTCAGCCCTGACGAAGCCACTGCCCTCAGCATGGGCAAATGGCTTTCCCCGCGCGGGCTTCGAGGCGTGCACGCCGGGATCGCCCCAGATGGGCGCGCGATCGCGCTCGTAAAGGAACAGGGCAAGCGGCTATCGACCGTATTTGTGGCCCGTCCCTCGACGCTCTAG
- a CDS encoding polyribonucleotide nucleotidyltransferase gives MRDVFVNKDTDFGIIEAVATIDNGDFGTREIRLETGQLARQADGSVTAYLDEETMMLATSTASNQPREGFDFFPLTVDVEERMYAAGRIPGSFFRREGRPSTEAILACRLIDRPLRPTFVKGLRNEVQIVVTVLSVNPQDMYDVVAINAASAATQLSGLPVSGAVGGVRMALVVDEDHPKGQWVAFPTHEQHSSAVFELVVAGRRVTRKQGRKNINDVAVMMVEAGATENVVERINDGAPAPTEKIVAEGLEAAKPFIDVLCRAQEALAKETAKDSQEFPLFPPYSEEIFEAVEKKASKKLNKLLTISGKQERDEATNEHMEEIEEQLSERFEDQEKEIRAAYNAVMKQIVRQRILAEHFRIDGRDVTDIRDLSVEVDLIPRAHGSALFERGETQILGVTTLDMLKMEQQIDSLTPTTSKRYIHHYNFPPYSTGETGRVGSPKRREIGHGALAERALVPVIPSREDFPYTIRQVSEALGSNGSTSMGSVCASTLSLLNAGVPLKAPVAGIAMGLVSGEVKGSTEYVALTDILGAEDAFGDMDFKVAGTADFITALQLDTKLDGIPSTVLADALSQARDARLTILDTMADVIDEPDEMSDYAPRITSVKVPQSKIGEIIGPKGKTINSITEETGADVSIEEDGTVFISATSGEAAEQAIEKINAIANPQLPKAGERYLGTVVKTTPFGAFVSLLPGRDGLVHISKLGGKKRIEKVEDEVNVGDKLQVEIADIDNRGKISLIPVEEN, from the coding sequence ATGCGCGACGTATTCGTTAACAAAGACACCGACTTCGGAATCATCGAAGCAGTTGCCACCATCGATAATGGCGACTTCGGTACCCGCGAGATCCGCCTCGAAACTGGTCAGCTGGCCCGCCAGGCTGACGGTTCCGTCACCGCGTATCTCGATGAAGAAACCATGATGCTGGCCACCTCCACTGCATCCAACCAGCCGCGTGAGGGCTTTGACTTCTTCCCGCTGACGGTGGATGTGGAGGAGCGCATGTATGCCGCCGGCCGCATCCCGGGTTCCTTCTTCCGTCGTGAGGGGCGCCCCTCCACGGAGGCCATCTTGGCCTGTCGCCTCATCGACCGCCCGCTGCGCCCGACCTTCGTCAAGGGCCTGCGCAATGAGGTGCAGATTGTGGTCACCGTGCTATCGGTGAACCCGCAGGATATGTATGACGTCGTGGCGATTAACGCCGCCTCCGCCGCCACCCAGCTCTCCGGTCTGCCTGTTTCAGGCGCCGTGGGTGGTGTGCGCATGGCCCTGGTGGTGGACGAGGACCATCCGAAGGGTCAGTGGGTGGCATTCCCCACCCACGAGCAGCACAGCTCCGCCGTGTTCGAGCTGGTGGTTGCTGGTCGCCGTGTCACCCGCAAGCAGGGACGCAAGAACATTAACGATGTGGCCGTGATGATGGTGGAAGCCGGCGCCACCGAGAACGTGGTCGAGCGCATCAATGATGGTGCCCCGGCCCCGACCGAGAAGATTGTTGCTGAGGGCCTAGAGGCCGCGAAGCCTTTCATCGATGTGTTGTGCCGCGCCCAAGAAGCGCTGGCCAAGGAGACCGCCAAGGATAGCCAAGAGTTCCCGCTCTTCCCGCCCTACTCGGAGGAGATCTTCGAGGCAGTGGAGAAGAAGGCCTCCAAGAAGCTCAACAAGCTGCTCACGATCTCTGGCAAGCAGGAGCGTGATGAGGCTACCAATGAGCACATGGAGGAGATCGAGGAGCAGCTCAGCGAGCGCTTCGAGGATCAGGAGAAGGAGATCCGCGCCGCCTACAACGCGGTAATGAAGCAGATCGTGCGCCAGCGCATCCTGGCCGAGCACTTCCGTATTGATGGCCGCGATGTCACCGATATCCGTGATCTCAGCGTGGAGGTCGATTTGATTCCGCGCGCTCACGGCTCCGCCCTCTTTGAGCGTGGCGAGACCCAGATTCTCGGCGTGACCACTTTGGACATGTTGAAGATGGAGCAGCAGATCGATTCGCTGACTCCCACCACCTCTAAGCGCTATATCCACCACTACAACTTCCCGCCTTATTCCACCGGCGAGACCGGTCGAGTGGGGTCGCCGAAACGCCGCGAAATTGGCCACGGCGCTCTGGCCGAGCGCGCTTTGGTGCCGGTGATTCCTTCCCGCGAGGATTTCCCCTACACCATCCGCCAGGTCTCCGAGGCGCTCGGCTCGAACGGCTCGACTTCCATGGGGTCGGTGTGCGCCTCCACGCTGTCGCTGCTTAACGCCGGCGTTCCGCTGAAGGCCCCGGTGGCGGGTATCGCCATGGGTTTGGTCTCCGGTGAGGTGAAGGGTTCGACCGAATATGTTGCCCTCACCGACATCCTTGGCGCCGAGGATGCCTTCGGCGACATGGACTTCAAGGTGGCCGGTACCGCCGATTTCATCACCGCCCTGCAGCTCGACACCAAGCTGGATGGTATTCCTTCCACGGTGCTTGCCGACGCTCTCTCCCAGGCCCGCGACGCACGTCTGACCATTCTCGACACGATGGCCGATGTGATCGACGAGCCCGATGAGATGAGCGACTATGCACCGCGCATCACCTCGGTCAAGGTTCCCCAGTCCAAGATCGGCGAAATCATCGGGCCCAAGGGCAAAACCATCAACTCGATCACCGAAGAAACCGGGGCAGACGTCTCCATCGAAGAAGATGGCACGGTGTTCATCTCGGCTACCTCCGGTGAGGCTGCAGAGCAAGCGATCGAAAAGATCAACGCCATTGCGAACCCACAGCTGCCCAAGGCGGGCGAGCGCTACCTCGGAACCGTGGTGAAGACCACCCCCTTCGGTGCGTTCGTATCCCTTTTGCCGGGTCGCGACGGCCTGGTGCACATCTCGAAGCTCGGTGGCAAGAAGCGCATCGAGAAGGTCGAGGACGAGGTAAACGTGGGCGATAAGCTCCAGGTGGAAATCGCCGATATCGACAACCGCGGCAAGATCTCCCTGATCCCCGTCGAGGAGAACTAA
- the dapB gene encoding 4-hydroxy-tetrahydrodipicolinate reductase: protein MAESTIAVGVLGAKGRVGQAVVAGVEEAEDLRLVAALDSSDSIEQLVETGAEVVVDFTTPDVVMDNLEFMIAHNISAVVGTTGFTAERLDTVRGWLEKSSASVLIAPNFAISAVLTMHFAKQAARFFESAEVVEMHHPNKLDAPSGTAVHTAEGIAQARREAGMDDQPDATTQSLDGARGADVQGVPVHAVRMTGTVAHETVIFGTQGQSLTIKQDSYDRTSFIPGVLLGVRDHAKHPGLTVGLEHYLGL from the coding sequence ATGGCAGAATCCACCATTGCAGTCGGCGTTCTTGGAGCTAAGGGCCGCGTTGGCCAGGCCGTTGTTGCCGGTGTGGAGGAGGCAGAGGATCTGCGCCTCGTCGCCGCCCTTGATAGCAGCGACAGCATCGAGCAGCTCGTGGAAACCGGGGCCGAGGTGGTGGTGGACTTCACCACTCCAGATGTGGTGATGGACAATCTCGAGTTCATGATCGCGCACAATATCTCTGCGGTGGTGGGCACCACTGGTTTCACCGCTGAGCGTCTTGATACGGTGCGTGGCTGGTTGGAAAAATCCAGCGCATCGGTGTTGATCGCCCCGAATTTCGCGATCTCCGCGGTGCTCACCATGCACTTCGCCAAGCAGGCTGCACGCTTCTTCGAGTCCGCAGAGGTGGTGGAGATGCACCACCCGAACAAGCTGGATGCTCCCTCTGGCACCGCGGTGCACACCGCCGAAGGTATTGCCCAGGCGCGTCGGGAAGCGGGTATGGATGATCAACCCGACGCCACCACCCAGTCGCTCGACGGGGCGCGCGGCGCCGACGTACAGGGGGTGCCGGTGCACGCAGTGCGCATGACCGGCACCGTGGCCCACGAAACCGTGATCTTTGGTACCCAAGGGCAGTCGCTGACCATCAAGCAGGATTCTTATGATCGCACCTCCTTCATCCCCGGTGTGCTGTTGGGCGTGCGCGATCATGCCAAGCACCCTGGGCTGACCGTGGGACTGGAGCATTACCTCGGGCTCTAA
- the galK gene encoding galactokinase yields the protein MTRSVQWMNTLEAPTGIERAKEHFRDMFQADPSVVVAAPGRVNLIGEHVDYAGGISVPFALHNRAYIAAAERTDDVLRVSSVGADPAVVECRIDEVGAKNPDNWAGYVIGAVWAAIEAGILPERGMDLAMVSDVPLGAGLSSSAAIECSAITAGMALAGMEMTPRRRRRLVECAMRAENEVVGASTGGMDQRISLLAQEDTALAIDFLDNSEQVVPFDVGSAGYTLVVCNTNAPHSLADGQYASRRAVIDGVTAQGHAATLREVEDPYAVAEQWAAHNVPENTTEQQWQEVVHRRVRHVLSEIERTAEAVQMLIDGDLTGFGTHMWASHASLRDDYEVSTEELDLVVDTARDFGALGARMTGGGFGGSAIALIDIRTAPALVEAINERAQERGYPQPEFLLAMPSWGARIVDRPAR from the coding sequence ATGACTCGCAGCGTCCAATGGATGAACACCCTCGAGGCCCCCACGGGTATCGAGCGCGCCAAGGAGCATTTCCGCGATATGTTCCAGGCAGATCCCAGCGTGGTGGTGGCCGCGCCGGGCAGGGTCAATCTCATCGGCGAGCACGTGGACTATGCCGGCGGTATCAGCGTGCCGTTCGCACTCCACAATCGCGCCTATATTGCTGCTGCTGAACGCACTGACGATGTGTTGCGTGTCAGCTCGGTAGGGGCTGATCCAGCCGTGGTGGAGTGCCGAATTGATGAGGTCGGGGCGAAGAATCCAGACAACTGGGCTGGCTATGTCATCGGCGCTGTGTGGGCCGCCATCGAGGCGGGTATCCTGCCCGAGCGCGGAATGGATCTGGCAATGGTCTCGGATGTTCCGCTGGGGGCTGGATTGTCGAGTTCCGCGGCGATCGAGTGCTCCGCTATCACCGCCGGCATGGCACTAGCGGGCATGGAGATGACTCCGCGTAGGCGGCGCCGTCTCGTCGAGTGCGCGATGCGCGCCGAAAACGAGGTTGTGGGCGCCTCCACCGGTGGTATGGATCAGCGCATTTCTTTGCTCGCGCAGGAAGATACGGCCCTTGCCATTGACTTTCTCGACAACTCCGAGCAGGTGGTGCCCTTCGATGTTGGCTCGGCCGGCTACACCTTGGTGGTGTGCAATACCAACGCCCCGCACTCGCTCGCCGATGGCCAATATGCCTCCCGGCGCGCCGTGATTGATGGGGTCACCGCTCAGGGACATGCCGCCACCCTTCGTGAGGTGGAAGATCCCTATGCCGTGGCCGAGCAATGGGCGGCGCACAATGTGCCTGAAAACACCACTGAGCAGCAATGGCAAGAGGTGGTCCACCGGCGGGTGCGGCATGTGCTCAGCGAGATTGAGCGCACCGCTGAGGCAGTACAGATGCTTATCGACGGCGACCTCACCGGATTCGGCACGCACATGTGGGCCTCCCACGCCTCGTTGCGTGATGATTACGAGGTCTCTACCGAGGAACTCGATCTGGTGGTGGACACCGCACGCGACTTCGGTGCTCTCGGGGCCCGGATGACTGGTGGCGGCTTCGGTGGCTCTGCTATCGCGCTCATCGATATCCGCACCGCACCCGCGCTGGTCGAGGCGATCAATGAGCGGGCACAGGAGCGTGGCTATCCGCAGCCGGAGTTCCTGCTCGCCATGCCCAGTTGGGGCGCGCGGATCGTGGACCGTCCCGCGCGGTAG
- the galT gene encoding galactose-1-phosphate uridylyltransferase yields MATPEQTTRSAADDAPHTVSITRTHLADGRELIYFDDEPDYVAGTATRELHDSRDLPPASTVSEMRRDPLTGEWVVFAAHRMNRTFMPPANENPLAPTTAGEISTEIPADDYNVVVFENRFPSLSLHIPDDVQFSDYVDDTPLYPRGAAQARCEVVCFTPEPSKSFKDLSFSRARTVVEAWAHRTKELSEIEGVKLVFPFENRGKEIGVTLQHPHGQIYSYPYLPARARAVLTQAKAHEEKGSGSLFDAILHAEQTSGRRVLINGEHFLAFVPAAAEWPVEAMVMAKRPEAYDFACLTAAEKDELTRIYLRLLGAIDNFFDGVEKTPYIAAWNQAPVGEDRRYGRLYLQLFSMMRSPNRMKFLAGSESGMGAWISDTTPERIADRFREILEAGEK; encoded by the coding sequence ATGGCAACGCCAGAGCAGACCACGAGGAGCGCCGCGGATGACGCGCCCCACACGGTATCCATTACCCGCACCCACCTCGCCGATGGCCGCGAGCTGATCTACTTCGATGACGAGCCGGACTATGTGGCGGGCACGGCCACTCGCGAGCTGCACGACTCCCGTGATCTGCCGCCGGCGAGCACGGTCTCTGAGATGCGGCGAGATCCATTGACGGGCGAATGGGTGGTTTTTGCTGCCCACCGCATGAACCGCACGTTCATGCCGCCGGCCAATGAGAATCCGCTCGCTCCCACTACCGCTGGTGAGATTTCCACCGAGATCCCCGCTGATGACTACAACGTGGTGGTCTTCGAGAACCGTTTCCCCTCGCTGTCGCTACACATCCCCGATGATGTTCAGTTTTCCGACTATGTCGATGACACCCCGTTGTATCCCCGTGGCGCGGCCCAAGCCCGCTGCGAGGTGGTGTGTTTCACCCCAGAGCCCAGCAAGTCCTTCAAGGATCTCAGCTTTAGTCGCGCGCGCACCGTGGTGGAAGCGTGGGCGCATCGCACAAAGGAGCTCTCCGAGATCGAGGGAGTAAAGCTGGTGTTCCCCTTCGAAAACCGGGGTAAGGAAATTGGGGTTACCCTGCAGCACCCGCATGGCCAGATTTACTCCTATCCCTACCTGCCTGCCCGTGCCCGTGCGGTGCTCACGCAGGCGAAGGCACACGAGGAGAAGGGCAGTGGTTCGCTTTTCGACGCCATCCTCCACGCCGAGCAGACAAGCGGACGCCGGGTGCTTATCAATGGTGAGCACTTCCTTGCTTTTGTTCCCGCAGCCGCGGAATGGCCCGTGGAGGCAATGGTGATGGCCAAGCGACCCGAGGCCTATGATTTCGCCTGCCTGACCGCCGCCGAAAAGGACGAGCTCACCCGCATCTATCTCAGGCTCTTGGGAGCTATTGACAACTTCTTTGACGGGGTGGAAAAAACCCCGTACATCGCAGCGTGGAACCAGGCCCCGGTTGGCGAAGACCGCCGCTATGGCCGCCTATACCTCCAGCTGTTTTCCATGATGCGTTCGCCGAATCGTATGAAGTTCTTGGCCGGATCCGAATCCGGCATGGGGGCGTGGATCTCGGACACCACCCCAGAACGCATCGCTGATCGTTTCCGGGAAATCCTTGAGGCAGGGGAGAAGTAA
- a CDS encoding bifunctional riboflavin kinase/FAD synthetase yields the protein MNIWHGLDSIPAQLDASVVTIGVFDGIHSGHQTLLRRAAALAAERDVPAVLMTFDPHPLAVVRPDKMPPLLGSVEDRAEIAASLGIDHLLALRFDASLAQLSPEDFFSTVVLDTLGAKAVVVGENFTFGHKAAGTTETLRELGQAHGVDVVVLPLLNEAGAPISSTRIRGMLERGDIAEANAALTRNFAVRGEVQRGAGRGGRELGFPTANLYFPPSQALPVDGVYAGYFTVLDSTPTPGDMECGVRYPAAISVGNNPTFDDPRRSVETFVLDREADLYGHTVRVEFVDYVRGMEKFTGVEELLDAIRADVAATRAIVPEPIGC from the coding sequence GTGAATATTTGGCATGGTCTGGATAGCATCCCTGCACAGCTCGACGCCTCGGTGGTCACCATCGGGGTTTTTGATGGCATCCACAGCGGGCATCAAACCCTGCTGCGTCGCGCCGCGGCATTGGCTGCCGAGCGGGACGTGCCAGCTGTGCTCATGACCTTCGATCCGCACCCCTTGGCTGTGGTGCGACCCGATAAGATGCCGCCACTGCTTGGTTCGGTGGAGGATCGCGCCGAGATCGCGGCTTCGCTCGGTATCGATCACCTACTCGCCTTGCGTTTCGACGCATCCTTGGCGCAGCTGTCGCCCGAGGATTTCTTTAGCACCGTTGTGCTCGACACCCTCGGGGCGAAGGCCGTGGTGGTGGGGGAGAACTTCACCTTTGGGCACAAGGCGGCCGGCACTACCGAGACCTTGCGGGAACTGGGGCAGGCCCACGGGGTTGATGTCGTGGTATTGCCGCTTCTCAACGAAGCTGGCGCCCCGATTTCCTCTACCCGCATCCGCGGCATGCTCGAGCGCGGCGATATTGCCGAGGCCAATGCGGCACTCACGCGGAACTTCGCGGTGCGCGGCGAGGTGCAGCGCGGCGCGGGGCGGGGAGGCAGGGAACTGGGTTTTCCCACCGCGAACCTGTACTTCCCGCCCAGCCAGGCGCTGCCGGTCGACGGCGTGTACGCCGGCTATTTCACCGTGCTCGATAGCACCCCCACCCCCGGCGATATGGAGTGCGGGGTGCGCTACCCGGCCGCGATTTCGGTAGGCAATAACCCCACCTTTGATGATCCGCGCCGCAGCGTAGAAACCTTCGTGCTCGACAGGGAGGCCGATCTGTACGGCCACACCGTTCGCGTGGAGTTTGTGGACTATGTGCGCGGCATGGAGAAGTTCACGGGGGTGGAGGAACTGCTAGACGCCATCCGTGCCGACGTGGCCGCCACGCGCGCAATTGTTCCTGAGCCGATTGGCTGCTAG
- a CDS encoding sodium:solute symporter family protein, protein MIVAESALRLDATWVDYAIVALYFVFVLGIGWAARSRVSSSIDFFLSGRSLPAWVTGLAFISANLGAVEIVGMSANGVQYGFQTMHYFWIGAVPAMVFLGIVMMPFYYGSKVRSVPEFMLRRFGPGAHLVNAISFAVAQLLIAGINLLLLAKVVNSLLGWPLIVTLIIAAVIVLSYITLGGLSAAIYNEVLQFFVIIAALLPLTLIGLHNIGGWQGLKNAVENESHFHTWPGTEISGFDNPVVSVIGLTFGLGFVLSFGYWTTNFVEVQRSMAADSLSSARKTPIIGAFPKMFVPFVVVVPGMIAGATVTPIMNGSAEPNDAMLYLMRDLLPNGLLGVALAGLLAAFMAGMAANISAFNTVMSYDIWQGYVVKDKHDDYYTKVGRTATVAATLIAVFTALIAENFGNVMDYLQTLFGFFNAPLFATFILGMFWKRMTPTAGWVGLVMGTLSAMGYWAIATFSGVEADFFNLPGQGTAFVAASIAFVVDIVFSIVVSMMTKPKPDHELVGFVKSVTPKENLTDAAEASLPWYNRTVPLGILCIVLVIALNVIFA, encoded by the coding sequence ATGATCGTCGCTGAATCCGCGCTACGGCTTGATGCCACGTGGGTCGATTACGCGATCGTCGCGTTATATTTCGTCTTCGTTCTCGGTATCGGCTGGGCCGCCCGCTCGAGGGTGTCGAGCTCCATCGACTTCTTCCTCTCCGGCCGTTCGCTGCCTGCATGGGTGACCGGCCTCGCCTTTATTTCCGCCAACTTGGGCGCCGTGGAGATCGTGGGCATGTCTGCTAACGGTGTGCAATACGGCTTCCAAACCATGCACTACTTCTGGATCGGCGCCGTGCCGGCCATGGTGTTCCTCGGCATCGTGATGATGCCCTTCTACTACGGCTCCAAGGTGCGATCGGTGCCCGAATTCATGCTGCGGCGTTTTGGCCCCGGCGCGCACTTGGTCAACGCCATCTCCTTTGCCGTGGCGCAGCTTTTGATCGCCGGTATCAACCTGTTGTTGCTGGCTAAGGTGGTCAACTCCCTGTTGGGCTGGCCGCTGATCGTCACCCTGATCATCGCCGCTGTGATCGTTTTGAGCTACATCACCCTGGGTGGGCTGTCGGCTGCTATCTACAACGAGGTTCTGCAGTTCTTCGTGATCATCGCCGCGCTACTTCCGTTGACCCTGATCGGTTTGCACAACATCGGCGGCTGGCAAGGTCTGAAGAACGCGGTGGAAAACGAAAGCCACTTCCACACCTGGCCTGGTACGGAGATCTCCGGTTTCGATAACCCAGTGGTGTCGGTGATCGGTCTGACCTTCGGTTTGGGCTTCGTGCTTTCCTTCGGCTACTGGACCACGAACTTCGTGGAGGTGCAGCGCTCCATGGCAGCCGATTCGCTCTCCTCGGCCCGGAAGACCCCGATCATTGGTGCCTTCCCCAAGATGTTCGTTCCCTTCGTGGTGGTCGTGCCCGGCATGATCGCTGGTGCTACCGTTACCCCGATCATGAACGGCAGCGCCGAGCCGAATGACGCAATGCTGTATCTGATGCGTGATCTTCTACCCAATGGTTTGCTGGGTGTGGCGCTAGCTGGTCTGCTTGCTGCATTCATGGCCGGTATGGCAGCCAATATCTCCGCATTCAACACGGTCATGAGCTATGACATCTGGCAGGGCTATGTGGTCAAGGATAAGCATGATGATTACTACACCAAGGTGGGCCGCACCGCGACGGTGGCAGCCACGCTGATCGCTGTGTTTACCGCTCTGATTGCCGAGAACTTCGGCAACGTGATGGACTACCTGCAGACCCTGTTCGGCTTCTTCAACGCGCCGCTGTTCGCCACCTTCATCCTCGGTATGTTCTGGAAGCGCATGACTCCGACCGCCGGCTGGGTGGGCCTTGTTATGGGTACGCTCTCCGCCATGGGTTACTGGGCTATCGCCACCTTCTCTGGGGTGGAGGCAGACTTCTTCAACCTGCCCGGCCAGGGCACCGCGTTCGTGGCCGCCTCCATCGCCTTCGTGGTGGACATCGTCTTCTCCATTGTGGTTTCTATGATGACGAAGCCGAAGCCGGATCATGAGCTGGTTGGTTTTGTGAAGTCGGTGACCCCGAAGGAGAACCTCACCGACGCAGCCGAGGCCAGCCTGCCGTGGTACAACCGCACCGTACCGCTCGGAATCCTCTGCATCGTTCTCGTGATCGCGCTCAACGTGATCTTCGCCTAG